Below is a window of Osmerus eperlanus unplaced genomic scaffold, fOsmEpe2.1 SCAFFOLD_875, whole genome shotgun sequence DNA.
tccCCACCTGGCCTCTCCACTGACTGACCCAGACCAGCCTCCTGGGCCCCAACAGTCTTCCCTTctggcctccagcctccatGCCTACTGCTCTGAGTCAGTAAATTGGCATTTGAAGTCACCAGTCCATTTCAAAAGTCCATTCTGCCTCTTCCGAAGCTCATGACAGccccagtgtgggtgtgtgtgtgggtgtgcgtacacacgcttgtgtgtgtgtctggtcttgtTCCTGTGTGCTGCTCATTTGAGAGGTGTTTCAACCGGGCCTCAGGTCTGATGAGAACTCTGACAGAATTTGCTCTGTCCACCCTTGCCAAATGACTCAGGCTCAGACACACCTGTTACCCAAGGTGTTACATGGACATGCACCATGTTCGCTGAACACATCATGTCGGAGCAGGTGAAGATGACGCAGACCCATAGCATCTGTCGCGTATGAacagtctctctgtcacacctTCTGGGTGCGATCAAGCACGTTTACGGTCCCCTTCCCTTTGCCGTAAAGCGTTCCAGAGTGTCGTAAAGTGTCGTAAAGTCGCCGGTTCTCTGCGTTGTCCCCCGGTCAGGTACGTGTGGGAGAAGGAGGGCACCGTCATCAACGCTCAGTCCATCCCTCGGATCCGGCTGGAGACCGATGGCACCCTGCACATCTCCCAGACCTGGTCCGGAGACATCGGCACCTACACCTGCAGAGTGACCTCGGTGGGGGGGAACGACTCCCGCAGTGCCCACCTGCGGGTCAGGTACGACgattactcctcctcctcctcctcctcctcgttttCTGTCCCTTCTGTCACTCTGAAAgcaggcctgtctgtgtgtgtgtgtgtgtgtgtgtgtcgttatcTCTCCCAGACATGCTCATGCCCTCACTCGTTCTCTCCCGCTGTGTTTCTGTCTTTatccctctgtctttcctctgctctctccctctacgtttctctctccgtctctctttctctctctctctctctatctctctctctatctctctctctctctctctctctctttctttcagtttatttctttgtgtgtccctctctcccttttcctctccatcaatctctctttccccccactttctctctctgtgtttctctctctctctctgtctatctctctctctctctctctctctctctctctgtctctctgtctctctctcgcgggGGTCGATATCCTCACCTATCTCCACACCTTCGCTGTCTGCGTCGCTGACTCATTTTCACCAGGATGTCACACGTGttcctgtccttctgtctgctcATTCTCGTCCCAGGTGGTTAGGCGCGAGGCCCCCGGACACCTCTCTCaatccctgcctcacccctcctcccccgtgccTCTCCCCCGCTCCGCCCCGCCTCACTTTTTATATCTttatcatctctctcccccagccactAAATTATGTTCTTACCGACTGACCGTGTGATGGACTGACGGACGAACTGGCTGACTGTCGGGCTGACTGATTGTGTTATCGACCTGACTGACTAATTGGCCTGACTGactgcccgcccgcccgcccacccacctgtctgtctgaccctgtcTCTGCCCTGTCCCCTGGTCCTCCAGGCAGCTGCCTCACGCACCAGAGAACCCCTCAGCCAGGCTGAGCTCCACGGAGAAGAGGGCCATCAACCTGACCTGGGCCCAGCCCTTCGATGGCAACAGCCCCCTCATACGCTACATCCTGGAGGTCTCCGAGAACAGTGAGTAGCTGCCCGCGTGGGTCCGCGCGTTTGTGTGTGGCGCGCGAGGCGAGGTAACTCCCTcaaactctctcttcctctctctctcaatctttctcccaccctctctatccctccctccctgtttatctctccctccctctctgtcccagacGCTCCCTGGGCTATCCTGCTGGCGTACATCGACCCAGAGTCCACCGCTGTGACGGTCAGTGGTCTCATCCCGGCGCGCTCCTACCAGTTCCGCCTGTGTGCCGTCAACGACGTGGGCAAGGGCCAGTTCAGCAAGGAGACGGAACGGTACGACCAGCAACGCCCCCCCAGGGTCCTAAACTCCACCCATCTAGGCCCAACCTTACAGGAGCGTCTCTCATAGCCGACCCTAGTGTCGTTTGTTGAGGCGGCGTTTTACatcagcccagcccagtctgACCTCAAAGCAAAGCCTCGGTCTCCTTGACAACCGCCGTGTAATCTGTAGTCCCATTGTGAATGTCTGAAGTGTGTTTATCTGCATGTGGGATCAGGAGGGGGCactcgtgaacacacacacgagcacacgcaACACTTACACACTTACAGTCTCGCACaagggtctgtgtgtctgaggagtcAGTGAAGATTCTCCTCGGGCTCGTACGAGGCCGTCCCTCATCGCTGTCCCCTCCTCGCCTTGCCACGCCGGCTCATCCTGTCAGCCCCCGCCACCCCAGGGAAGCTACAGGggttggtggaggaggggtgttcGGTGGGGGGTAgggcccccatctctctcttcgcAGGGGATCCGCAGCCAGTCACTTTAATGCCTGGTTTTGATCCTAAATGGCAAccattcaaccccccccccccccccaacacccaccCACCAACCTACTCAATCCAACCTACCTTTATCCCCGCCCGCCCACTCACCCTCcaacccacccctctccccagcgcCTCATCTGTcgtgtctctccctggtctcctgaCAGGATAAGAGTATAGGGGCTGATGTGCTTGAATTGATTTGCGTGGCTCAGTGCAGCTGGGTGGTGCTAGTCCATCCCCGTACACCCTGCATTACTGGACGACAGGTCTGATTCGAACGCTACGGAAAAGCTATGCGCTGACTACACCTTTCAAACAAGACAGGGGAAACACACTTagacaggctgagagagagagagagagagagagagagagagagagagagagagagagagagagagagataaagacaaacagggagagagagagagagagagagagcgtggataaaaaacaacaacaaccaagcCTGCAGGTGGGAAGAAGCTGTCTGTTCCACGTCTGTCTGTTCCACGGCGCTGTCTCAATGAGCTCCGTGGGCTCGTCaactccctccgtccctccctccgtccctcgccttcctgacctcctccttgtcctccctcttcccctcccacaGGGTGTCTCTCCCGGAGGAGCCCCCCAGCGCCCCCCCTCAGAACGTGATCGCCAGCGGACGCACCAACCAGTCCATCATGATCCAGTGGCAGCCCCCCCCTGAGAGCCACCAGAACGGGGTCCTCCGAGGCTACTGTGTCCGGTacgaccccctctccccccactcctcccccactcctctatTAACCACAACAGAGGAAAAAGGGCTTTTGAGTCATTCGCGCGGCGACCGTTAATGAGCTGTCGTTGTAATGAGCCATTTGAGTTCATTAGCGGTTATTGTGCACGTTTTAATTACTCTGTCTCCCATGACTTAAGGAGTGTAAGTACGCGCTCGAATGTGCTTGCTCATGTCGTCATTCGTCTGCTTGGAGAGCTGTGCACCGGCGCTATGTCTCCCCCTGCTGCTGCGCCAACTGTACTTCAGCTCGTGGGAAACGTTAGGAAACGCGTCAGGGCGTTTTTCGCCGGGAGAAATAGCGGCGGTGCTCACAGATAGGAGTCCTATCCTGTCCCTATGGGGGCCGCGCAGCAAAAAAGCGTTACCGCTCGATTACCTGGGCCGGGCCGAAAGCAGAACCGCTCGCCAAACCGTCTCGTGCTTGTCTCAGGTACAGCCTGACGGGCCTGCCTGTGGACTACCAGACCAAGAACATCTCCAACCCCGACGTGACCAACCTTCTCCTGGAGGAGCTCATCATTTGGACCAACTACGAGATTGAGGTGGCGGCTTACAACGCCGCAGGGCTGGGCACCTTCAGCCACAAGGTCACCGAGTGGACGCTGCAGGGAGGTGAGTTCACACGGCGCTTCCTCGTTGGTTCCCCGGGCTTGTCACTCACACTGACTGAAATGAGTACGTTTGAGTAAGGCTCTGCGACAGAGTTGTCAATGTTGAAGGGTTGTAAGGGATGTATTCTATTAGGTCTCAAATCATCACAGCTGAAAATATGTAtgtttagacatttacatttcatgGGAATTTCATATCCTGAGGTGATTGTACAGTGCCTAGCACTGGTTGTTTACTGGTATGTTCGGAGAGTTCGGTGGACTGCTGTGTGGAAGGCCTTCACTCTGCTTTAGAGGATTCTAGCAGAAACACCTCGCAATGTGAAGAAAAGATGTCCAGACCTCCCTGAACCAGAACGACCCAGTCACTGCTCCACGGGGGAACTGACTTCTCTCGACACCTCGGAAAGAGCCCCGGCTGCCTTTTCTACAATCTCCTCTCACACCATTCCCTCTCCacttttttgtttctctctatcACCTGTCCCTCGCTCCCTCAGTGCCCACCATCGCCCCCGGCAACGTGCAGGCGGAGGCCGTCAACTCCACGACCATCCGTTTCACCTGGGCCGCCCCCAATCCCCAGTTCATCAACGGCATCAACCAGGGATACAAGGTgagaggcgagagagggagaagagggatgagggatgctgggaggggaagaagggtggtgagggggtgggggaggagggactggagcGTCTGGAGAGGGCGAGTGTTTGTGAGTCATTTCCAGCCTCGCTGAGAGATGGCTCCCTGGCGTTTCCATCCCTCCCcggccctctgtctccccctgtgtcGGGGCTCATCCATCCCTTGTCTCCAGGGGTTCTATGTTGATCCCCTCCGGCAATGTCGGGGAATCTTGTTTTAGGCTTTACCTCTCATTCATCTGTGGGTgttgtaggggtgtgtgtgtgtgtgtgtgtgtgtgtgtgtgtgtgtttgtgtgtgatggatgCAGCTTTCTAAAAGGAGTTTAGGCGCCTGGCTCTCAGGAATATAGATCCACTTTCCTTTTGCTATTTATGGAAGGAATTACGTGAAAGTGTTGGTTCCTACCCCAAGCTACGGAGAGTTCATAAGATTATGTCTGGATTCTCGAAGAGGTATGATTCAGGTCACTCTGTACACCTGCTTGTCATGTAAACCTAGACCGAGGACTCCCTCAgtgagcaagagaaagaggcaaggag
It encodes the following:
- the LOC134015660 gene encoding protein sidekick-2-like, producing IAPNITAGPADSTVIDGMSVILHCETSGAPRPAITWQKGERVLASGSVQLPRFTLLESGSLLISPSHISDAGTYTCMASNSRGIDEAAADLVVWARTRITSPPQDQSVIKGTKATLTCGVTHDPSVTIRYVWEKEGTVINAQSIPRIRLETDGTLHISQTWSGDIGTYTCRVTSVGGNDSRSAHLRVRQLPHAPENPSARLSSTEKRAINLTWAQPFDGNSPLIRYILEVSENNAPWAILLAYIDPESTAVTVSGLIPARSYQFRLCAVNDVGKGQFSKETERVSLPEEPPSAPPQNVIASGRTNQSIMIQWQPPPESHQNGVLRGYCVRYSLTGLPVDYQTKNISNPDVTNLLLEELIIWTNYEIEVAAYNAAGLGTFSHKVTEWTLQGVPTIAPGNVQAEAVNSTTIRFTWAAPNPQFINGINQGYKLLAWEPGHEDEVTMVTARLISKTACIWAM